In Entomomonas moraniae, one DNA window encodes the following:
- a CDS encoding tetratricopeptide repeat protein: protein MKRLSFLPCALAFFVGGCNLLTNKQPIDKPASSALQPAQEEKTRPFTKDTLSALLIAEFADRRGDFEKTLSIYVEQAKKTNDPNVAKRAYEIASFLENHAEQLDMAMLWAKTAPNSEQANRAALFELSRNNMTDDIAPYLEKVFTQTHTLDFLLLDNNVLPAESYPQLINYIDQLSIKYPNNNRLTYTKAALLSSNKEPQKALITLNTLPTNIQQQSEVILLKTYLLQRTGKTEESIALLNKEIKNTSQNKQLRLNLAHRLISDGKLVEAKQQFLLLTQQYPTDEDIRFALVLVCLETQQWDEAINYLNIMLEHGVNPSVVYFYLASAYDNKGEKEKALSYYQQVNDEENFLNATANAAKILFEQNKTKEAQQYLAKARKDQPAFSTPLYLFEVEALQNQNKLSTAWQLINQAIKADPKNTSLYYSRALLAEKSNNIAQAEKDLRYIIRLEPNNDSAINALGYILTEKTTRYREALQLIKQAYSLNPTNPATLDSMGWVYYKLGKLTEAQEYLQQAYDNYPDPDIAAHLGEVLWKLNDKEQAKAIWSKALEENPQHTTILDTIKRLTGSKEL, encoded by the coding sequence ATGAAACGACTTTCTTTTTTACCTTGCGCCTTAGCTTTTTTTGTGGGGGGATGCAATCTTTTAACAAATAAGCAGCCAATCGACAAGCCTGCTTCTAGCGCCTTACAACCTGCACAAGAAGAAAAAACCAGGCCATTCACAAAAGATACGCTATCGGCACTCCTTATTGCAGAGTTTGCAGATCGCCGAGGTGATTTTGAAAAAACACTCTCTATTTATGTCGAACAAGCAAAGAAAACGAATGATCCAAACGTAGCGAAACGCGCTTATGAGATTGCTTCTTTTCTAGAAAATCATGCAGAACAGTTGGACATGGCTATGTTGTGGGCAAAAACAGCGCCTAATAGTGAACAAGCAAATAGAGCAGCTCTATTTGAATTGTCACGAAATAATATGACGGACGATATCGCGCCCTATTTAGAAAAAGTGTTTACACAAACTCATACACTTGATTTCTTACTACTTGATAATAATGTATTACCTGCTGAGTCTTACCCCCAGCTAATCAATTATATAGACCAACTGTCGATAAAATACCCTAACAATAATCGTCTCACCTATACAAAGGCAGCTCTTCTTTCTAGTAACAAAGAGCCTCAAAAAGCATTAATTACATTAAATACACTGCCAACAAACATACAACAACAAAGTGAAGTTATTTTACTTAAAACTTATTTGCTACAAAGGACAGGAAAAACGGAAGAATCCATCGCCTTACTCAATAAAGAAATCAAGAACACATCACAAAATAAACAACTACGCCTAAACCTTGCACATCGCCTGATTAGTGACGGCAAGTTAGTAGAAGCAAAACAACAATTTTTATTGCTTACTCAACAATACCCAACCGATGAAGATATAAGATTCGCCTTAGTGCTTGTTTGCTTAGAAACGCAACAGTGGGATGAAGCAATCAACTATCTAAACATCATGCTTGAACACGGCGTCAACCCTAGTGTTGTTTATTTCTATTTAGCTTCGGCCTATGACAATAAAGGCGAAAAGGAAAAAGCACTGAGTTATTATCAACAAGTTAATGATGAAGAAAATTTCCTTAATGCCACCGCTAATGCGGCTAAAATTCTTTTTGAACAGAATAAAACTAAAGAAGCCCAACAATACTTAGCAAAAGCACGTAAAGATCAACCTGCTTTTAGCACGCCGCTTTACTTATTTGAAGTAGAAGCACTACAAAACCAAAATAAATTATCAACAGCTTGGCAACTTATTAATCAAGCAATAAAAGCTGATCCTAAAAATACCAGCTTATATTATAGCCGCGCCTTATTGGCAGAAAAAAGTAACAATATTGCTCAAGCAGAAAAAGATTTGCGCTATATTATAAGGCTAGAGCCTAATAACGACAGCGCAATCAATGCACTCGGCTATATACTAACCGAAAAAACAACACGCTATAGAGAAGCATTACAACTTATAAAACAAGCCTACTCATTAAATCCTACCAATCCTGCCACATTAGATAGCATGGGATGGGTATACTATAAACTAGGAAAGCTCACAGAAGCTCAAGAGTATTTACAGCAAGCGTATGACAATTATCCCGACCCAGATATAGCTGCGCACTTAGGTGAAGTACTTTGGAAGCTAAATGATAAGGAGCAAGCCAAAGCTATATGGTCAAAAGCTCTAGAAGAAAACCCTCAACATACCACCATATTAGACACAATAAAACGTTTAACAGGATCCAAGGAATTATAA
- the cysQ gene encoding 3'(2'),5'-bisphosphate nucleotidase CysQ, with product MPDELIPDIVAIAKEAGKATLKFWQKDIEVNHKLDDSPVTKADLAANHIIIEHLTKLTPHIPILSEEACSFDYTTRKNWKQWWLIDPLDGTKEFIAGSGDFTINIALINDGHVHFGVVFIPVTAICYVGGKSLGAWRIDDAGTKQAIRCSNFQTTALQVIASQRHSSQKQQLFLEQLAALAPFSLKNAGSSLKFCLIAEGQADCYPRFAPTCQWDTAAAQGILEGAGGNVFNENGDTLSYEPRKDYLNPNFIALGDSNTWQKPIFELIKKLP from the coding sequence ATGCCCGATGAATTAATACCCGATATTGTTGCTATTGCAAAAGAAGCTGGCAAGGCCACCTTAAAGTTTTGGCAAAAAGATATTGAAGTCAATCATAAACTAGATGACTCACCGGTCACAAAGGCAGATTTAGCAGCCAATCATATTATTATCGAACACTTAACCAAACTAACACCACATATTCCTATTTTATCTGAAGAAGCCTGCTCATTTGACTATACCACACGAAAAAACTGGAAGCAGTGGTGGCTAATCGATCCGCTTGATGGGACTAAAGAATTTATTGCTGGAAGCGGCGACTTTACAATCAACATTGCCCTCATTAATGATGGGCATGTTCATTTTGGTGTTGTATTCATTCCAGTCACTGCAATATGTTATGTTGGTGGGAAAAGTTTAGGAGCTTGGCGCATTGATGATGCGGGCACTAAACAAGCCATCCGTTGCAGTAACTTTCAAACAACTGCTCTTCAAGTTATTGCTAGCCAACGCCATAGTTCACAAAAGCAACAGCTTTTTTTGGAACAGTTGGCAGCCTTAGCTCCTTTCTCATTAAAAAATGCTGGAAGCTCTCTAAAATTCTGCTTAATTGCAGAAGGTCAAGCAGATTGCTACCCTAGATTTGCCCCTACTTGTCAGTGGGATACAGCAGCAGCACAAGGTATATTAGAAGGCGCTGGCGGTAATGTATTTAATGAGAACGGCGATACTTTAAGTTATGAACCAAGAAAAGATTATTTAAACCCTAACTTCATCGCGCTAGGTGATAGTAATACTTGGCAAAAACCTATTTTTGAACTTATCAAGAAATTACCTTAA
- the nudE gene encoding ADP compounds hydrolase NudE: protein MRKKPIILSQQIVASTRLFTVEEIQLRFSNNNEYTFERLVNRGHGAVMLVAMLDKENFIMIEEYCAGIDKYQLSIPKGLIEPNETILEAANRELKEETGYGAKKLEHITALSLSPGYMTQEIQVVLAQDLYPEKLEGDEPEPIKVSTANINNLLALSQQKNFSEGRAIAALYIVRDLLASRGKKFDAR, encoded by the coding sequence ATGAGAAAAAAACCGATAATATTGAGTCAGCAAATTGTAGCATCAACTCGCTTATTTACAGTAGAAGAAATACAATTACGTTTCTCTAATAATAATGAATACACATTTGAACGCTTAGTCAATAGAGGGCATGGAGCCGTCATGCTTGTGGCCATGTTAGATAAAGAAAACTTTATCATGATTGAAGAATACTGTGCAGGTATTGATAAATACCAGCTATCTATCCCTAAAGGACTTATTGAACCTAATGAAACCATATTAGAAGCGGCTAATCGCGAACTAAAAGAGGAAACAGGTTATGGAGCAAAGAAGTTAGAGCACATCACCGCGTTAAGCCTTTCCCCCGGCTATATGACACAAGAAATACAAGTTGTTTTAGCACAGGATTTATACCCAGAAAAACTAGAGGGTGATGAACCAGAACCCATTAAGGTATCGACTGCAAATATTAATAATTTACTGGCATTAAGCCAACAAAAAAACTTTTCTGAAGGTCGAGCAATTGCAGCACTCTATATTGTAAGAGACCTACTGGCAAGCCGAGGTAAAAAATTTGATGCCCGATGA
- a CDS encoding SMI1/KNR4 family protein produces the protein MEEEILEELRKLSEEAKTPLDLPDEDQVIRAEEELLLPIPRDFRRYLLTASDVIYGHLELATVADPNMQTYLPEMAAVAWSYGLPRYLLPLCETSTGYYCIDPDGFIFLWENGELSKNYWDTLWEWIQDVWLEE, from the coding sequence ATGGAAGAGGAAATTTTAGAAGAGTTACGAAAATTATCTGAAGAGGCTAAGACGCCCCTTGATTTACCTGATGAGGATCAGGTGATTCGTGCAGAGGAGGAGCTCTTATTACCCATTCCAAGAGATTTCAGGCGTTATTTATTAACAGCCAGTGATGTGATTTATGGCCATTTAGAATTAGCTACAGTTGCTGATCCTAACATGCAAACCTATTTACCAGAAATGGCTGCTGTTGCATGGTCATATGGATTACCTCGTTATTTATTACCCCTTTGTGAAACCTCAACAGGCTATTATTGCATTGATCCTGATGGTTTTATCTTTTTGTGGGAGAATGGAGAGCTATCAAAAAATTATTGGGATACGTTGTGGGAGTGGATTCAAGACGTTTGGTTAGAGGAATAA
- the prfA gene encoding peptide chain release factor 1 — translation MKPSLLSKLEILQDRYEEITALLGDAEVISDQNKFREYSKEYAEIDPVIKTFRELTKAQSDLTGAKELLKDADPDLKEMAEEEIADLQNSIESLENDLQKMLLPKDPNDARNVYLEIRAGTGGDEAAIFAGDLFRMYSRYAEKRGWRVEILSANEGEHGGYKEVISRIEGDHVYSFLKFESGAHRVQRVPETESQGRVHTSACTVAVLPEPDEQQEIEINPADLRIDTYRASGAGGQHINKTDSAVRITHIPSGIVVSCQEERSQHKNKAKAMSWLFAKLNDQQQNAAQKEIADTRKSLVGSGDRSERIRTYNFPQGRLTDHRINLTLYSLDDIIAGGIESVIEPLRAEYQADQLAALGD, via the coding sequence ATGAAACCTTCTTTATTAAGTAAATTAGAAATCCTGCAAGATCGCTACGAAGAAATAACCGCCTTATTAGGTGATGCTGAAGTTATTAGTGATCAAAATAAATTTCGTGAATATTCTAAAGAATACGCTGAAATTGATCCTGTTATAAAAACATTTAGAGAGCTTACTAAAGCACAATCAGATTTGACTGGTGCTAAAGAGTTATTAAAAGATGCTGATCCTGACCTAAAGGAAATGGCCGAAGAAGAAATTGCAGATCTACAAAACTCAATAGAGTCTTTAGAAAATGATCTGCAAAAAATGTTATTACCCAAAGATCCTAATGATGCACGTAATGTGTATTTAGAAATTAGAGCGGGAACGGGGGGGGATGAAGCTGCTATTTTTGCGGGTGATTTGTTTAGAATGTATTCACGTTATGCGGAGAAACGAGGTTGGCGCGTAGAAATATTGTCTGCTAATGAAGGTGAACATGGCGGTTATAAAGAAGTCATTTCAAGAATTGAAGGTGATCATGTTTATAGCTTTCTAAAGTTTGAGTCAGGTGCTCACCGAGTACAGCGTGTTCCAGAGACTGAGTCACAAGGGCGCGTTCATACGTCGGCCTGTACCGTTGCGGTACTTCCTGAACCAGACGAGCAACAAGAAATAGAAATTAATCCTGCAGATTTGCGTATTGATACATACCGTGCATCAGGGGCGGGTGGTCAGCATATTAATAAGACAGACTCAGCTGTACGTATTACACACATTCCTTCAGGAATTGTAGTAAGTTGTCAGGAAGAGCGTTCTCAACATAAGAATAAAGCCAAAGCAATGTCGTGGCTTTTTGCGAAATTAAATGATCAACAACAAAATGCTGCTCAAAAAGAAATTGCGGATACACGTAAATCTTTAGTAGGATCGGGCGATCGTTCTGAACGCATTCGGACTTATAACTTCCCTCAAGGGCGTTTAACCGATCATCGAATTAATTTAACCCTGTATTCTTTAGACGATATTATTGCAGGTGGAATTGAGTCCGTAATTGAACCTTTACGTGCTGAATATCAAGCGGATCAATTGGCAGCATTAGGGGATTAA
- a CDS encoding DUF4398 domain-containing protein translates to MTLFSKSKLALGGVVLAGGLLAGCAGNPPTTQMDVTQLAVNTATSAGAMQFAPTEMQSAQENFRKARVALEEKRYEEAKVYAERAEWDARVAERKSQVEKAKLVDPKAISTTN, encoded by the coding sequence ATGACTCTTTTCTCAAAATCTAAACTAGCGTTAGGTGGAGTTGTTTTAGCTGGAGGTCTATTAGCAGGTTGTGCTGGTAATCCACCAACAACTCAAATGGATGTTACTCAGCTTGCTGTAAATACAGCCACAAGTGCTGGAGCAATGCAGTTTGCGCCTACTGAAATGCAGTCAGCACAAGAAAATTTCCGTAAAGCACGTGTAGCGCTAGAAGAAAAACGCTACGAAGAAGCTAAAGTATACGCTGAAAGAGCTGAATGGGATGCGCGTGTAGCAGAGCGTAAATCTCAAGTTGAAAAAGCAAAACTTGTAGACCCTAAAGCAATTTCAACTACTAATTAA
- the yrfG gene encoding GMP/IMP nucleotidase, with protein sequence MLLPWSEIETVLLDMDGTLLDLHFDNYFWLEYLPHCYCEAYKVSYSQAKALIDQECKKVQGTLNWYCLDYWTKLLGLPIIELKQDIANRIQWRKNTELFLARINEMGKQVVLITNAHPSSLALKKSKVNLDPWFDTILSAHEYGYPKESQIFWARLQQQICFNPEKTLFIDDSLSVLKSAQEYKIKFIYSVLEPDTQQKSQKNNHEFGIIKDYADCF encoded by the coding sequence ATGTTATTACCTTGGTCAGAAATCGAAACTGTTCTCTTAGACATGGATGGAACTTTACTGGATTTGCATTTTGATAATTATTTTTGGTTAGAGTACTTACCCCACTGTTACTGTGAGGCTTATAAAGTATCTTATTCACAGGCTAAAGCGCTAATTGATCAAGAATGTAAGAAAGTACAGGGAACCTTGAATTGGTATTGTCTTGATTATTGGACGAAATTACTAGGTTTGCCTATTATCGAACTGAAGCAAGACATTGCAAATCGAATACAGTGGAGAAAAAATACAGAACTCTTTTTAGCCCGTATTAATGAAATGGGTAAGCAGGTTGTCTTAATCACGAATGCTCATCCATCTTCCTTAGCCTTAAAAAAGAGTAAAGTAAATTTAGATCCTTGGTTTGATACAATACTTAGTGCCCATGAGTATGGATACCCTAAAGAAAGTCAGATTTTTTGGGCGCGTTTACAACAACAAATATGCTTTAACCCTGAAAAAACATTGTTTATTGATGATAGTCTTAGCGTGTTAAAGAGTGCTCAAGAATACAAAATAAAATTTATATATAGTGTTCTTGAACCTGATACTCAGCAGAAATCACAAAAAAATAATCATGAATTTGGGATAATTAAAGATTATGCCGATTGTTTTTAG
- a CDS encoding OmpA family protein, whose protein sequence is MRKQILVPAIIALSLGLAACADKPNADLNKARADFISLQNNPKSNQWANAETSDASAALDRAEKAYRDGKSEADVNQLAYLLQRRVDLANATIALRQEEETQRVRAKVLDIAKQTARGEVVTFGDVLFAVGKADVMPSADANLDKLAAYLKQNPERQVLIEGFTDSTGGDALNLKLSQARADAVARQLTNRGVSFDRIKTRGYGKAFPVASNSNASDRALNRRVEVTISNDDKPVAARR, encoded by the coding sequence ATGCGTAAACAAATACTAGTACCCGCTATTATAGCGTTGAGCCTTGGATTAGCAGCTTGTGCTGATAAACCTAATGCAGATTTAAATAAAGCACGTGCTGATTTCATCTCATTACAGAATAATCCAAAATCAAACCAATGGGCTAATGCTGAAACATCTGATGCAAGTGCAGCATTAGACAGAGCAGAAAAAGCATATCGTGATGGTAAGAGTGAAGCTGATGTTAACCAGCTCGCATACTTATTACAACGCCGTGTTGATTTAGCAAATGCAACTATTGCATTGCGTCAAGAAGAAGAAACTCAACGTGTTAGAGCAAAAGTTTTAGACATTGCTAAACAAACAGCACGTGGTGAAGTTGTTACTTTTGGTGATGTATTATTCGCAGTTGGTAAAGCTGATGTTATGCCATCAGCTGATGCTAATCTTGATAAGTTAGCAGCTTACTTAAAACAAAACCCTGAGCGTCAAGTATTAATTGAAGGTTTTACTGATAGCACTGGTGGTGATGCGTTAAACTTAAAATTATCTCAAGCTCGTGCTGATGCCGTTGCTCGTCAATTGACAAACCGCGGTGTGTCATTTGATCGCATCAAAACACGTGGTTATGGTAAAGCATTCCCAGTTGCAAGCAATAGCAATGCTTCAGATCGTGCCTTAAACCGTCGTGTAGAAGTAACAATTTCTAATGATGATAAGCCAGTAGCAGCTCGTCGCTAA
- the ompR gene encoding osmolarity response regulator transcription factor OmpR, whose amino-acid sequence MTASQSQEGEKILIIDDDARLRRLLERFLSEEGFRVKAVEDTEQMDRLLSRELFNLIVLDLMMPGEDGLTACQRLRSQGNKMPIIMLTAKGDEASRIQGLESGADDYLPKPFNPRELLARIKAVLRRQTSQIPGAPDTEDAEVTFGDYTLSLATRELNHGDKVHMLTTGEFAVLKALVQHPREPLTRDKLMSLARGREWDALERSIDVQISRLRRMIEVDPAKPRYIQTVWGVGYVFVPDGDK is encoded by the coding sequence ATGACAGCCAGTCAGTCACAAGAAGGCGAGAAAATTTTAATTATTGATGATGATGCAAGACTTCGTCGACTTCTTGAACGTTTCCTCTCTGAAGAGGGATTTCGTGTTAAAGCTGTTGAAGATACAGAGCAAATGGATAGATTATTAAGTCGAGAGCTTTTTAATCTTATCGTGCTTGATTTGATGATGCCTGGTGAAGATGGTTTGACTGCATGCCAGCGCTTACGAAGCCAAGGCAATAAAATGCCGATAATCATGTTAACTGCTAAAGGTGATGAAGCTAGCCGTATTCAAGGTTTAGAAAGTGGTGCTGATGATTATCTACCTAAACCTTTTAATCCTCGTGAGTTATTAGCACGTATTAAAGCTGTGTTACGCCGTCAAACATCCCAAATTCCTGGTGCACCAGATACTGAAGATGCAGAAGTTACTTTTGGGGACTATACATTGTCGCTCGCTACCCGTGAGTTAAATCATGGTGATAAAGTGCATATGCTAACAACGGGTGAATTTGCGGTATTAAAAGCACTTGTTCAACATCCTAGAGAACCATTAACTCGTGATAAATTAATGAGTTTAGCGCGTGGTAGAGAATGGGATGCTTTAGAGCGTTCAATCGATGTGCAAATCTCTCGTCTACGTCGTATGATAGAGGTTGACCCTGCTAAACCCCGTTACATTCAAACGGTTTGGGGTGTTGGCTATGTGTTTGTACCCGATGGTGATAAATAG
- the hflX gene encoding ribosome rescue GTPase HflX, which translates to MLFERPDGGERAILIHLHTHEMDEREDPQEFRELAHSAGAECVAFIEINRYQPSAKFLIGSGKVEEIREQVKTLEVELVIVNHTLTPSQERNLERALECRVIDRTGLILDIFAQRARTHEGKLQVELAQLEHMSTRLVRGWTHLERQKGGIGLRGPGETQLETDRRLLRIRVKQLKQKLEKVRNQRDQARRGRQRAEIPVISLVGYTNAGKSTLFNSLTDSLVLAADQLFATLDPTLRRLELPDKGRIVLADTVGFIRHLPHKLVEAFRATLEESSNADLLIHVIDAHEPERTLQIEQVMNVLKEIGADKIPLLEVYNKIDLMKDVQPQLQRDETGKPQRVWVSAQNKQGLDLLVQAIDELLTDDIYVGTLRLPPSLSKLRARFFEINAVQEEQVDDKGNYLLTIRLPQIELNRLLAKEQMDKEPFIAQYTL; encoded by the coding sequence TTGCTATTTGAACGTCCCGACGGTGGTGAAAGAGCCATTCTCATCCATTTACATACTCATGAAATGGATGAAAGAGAAGATCCACAAGAGTTTAGAGAGCTAGCACACTCAGCAGGGGCTGAGTGTGTTGCTTTTATTGAAATAAATCGCTACCAACCCTCAGCAAAGTTTCTCATTGGTTCTGGTAAAGTTGAAGAAATACGAGAACAAGTAAAAACACTCGAAGTCGAATTGGTTATTGTTAACCATACCCTGACACCCAGCCAAGAACGTAACTTAGAACGTGCATTAGAATGTCGTGTTATTGATAGAACAGGTCTCATCCTTGATATCTTTGCACAACGCGCTAGAACGCATGAAGGAAAGCTTCAAGTTGAACTTGCACAGCTAGAACATATGAGCACGCGCCTTGTACGAGGGTGGACACATCTTGAGCGACAAAAGGGTGGTATTGGATTACGCGGCCCTGGGGAAACACAGCTAGAAACTGATAGGCGCTTATTACGTATTCGCGTCAAGCAGTTAAAACAAAAGCTAGAAAAAGTCCGTAATCAACGTGACCAAGCAAGACGAGGCCGGCAGCGTGCTGAGATTCCTGTCATATCTCTCGTAGGGTATACCAATGCGGGTAAATCTACATTATTTAATTCGCTAACCGACTCTCTTGTTTTAGCTGCCGACCAACTCTTTGCAACACTCGACCCAACATTACGCCGCTTAGAATTACCCGACAAAGGGAGAATCGTACTGGCTGATACAGTAGGTTTTATTCGCCATCTTCCTCATAAGCTTGTAGAAGCGTTTAGAGCGACACTTGAAGAGTCTTCAAACGCTGATTTATTAATACATGTTATCGATGCTCATGAGCCTGAAAGAACATTGCAAATAGAACAGGTCATGAATGTATTAAAAGAAATTGGCGCAGATAAGATACCACTGCTTGAAGTCTATAACAAAATAGACCTCATGAAGGATGTTCAACCACAGTTACAAAGAGATGAAACAGGAAAACCACAAAGAGTTTGGGTTTCTGCTCAGAATAAACAAGGGCTAGATTTATTAGTACAAGCCATTGATGAGTTACTAACAGATGACATTTATGTAGGTACTTTACGCCTTCCCCCCTCATTGAGTAAATTGAGAGCTCGTTTTTTTGAAATAAACGCAGTACAAGAAGAACAGGTTGATGACAAAGGGAACTATTTATTAACCATACGACTGCCTCAAATAGAGTTAAACCGCTTACTTGCTAAAGAACAAATGGACAAAGAACCTTTTATTGCACAATATACCCTCTAA
- the folD gene encoding bifunctional methylenetetrahydrofolate dehydrogenase/methenyltetrahydrofolate cyclohydrolase FolD: protein MTAQLIDGKAIAANIREEIAQKVAARRKEGLRTPGLAVILVGNDPASEVYVAHKRKDCEQVGFISESYDLPVTTTQHELLALIDQLNNNTAIDGILVQLPLPEHLDAEPVLERIRPDKDVDGFHPFNIGRLAQRNPLLRPCTPKGIIKLLESTKENLYGLDALMVGASNIVGRPMALELLLAGCTTTIAHRFTKDLAAHVARADLVIVGVGKPGLVKGEWIKPGAIVIDVGINRMPDGKLIGDVEFEEAAKRAKWITPVPGGVGPMTRACLLENTLYAAEELH from the coding sequence ATGACTGCACAATTAATTGATGGAAAAGCTATTGCGGCAAATATTCGTGAGGAGATAGCTCAGAAGGTTGCTGCGCGCCGTAAAGAAGGGCTAAGAACTCCTGGGCTTGCTGTAATATTGGTAGGAAACGATCCCGCATCGGAAGTTTATGTTGCACATAAACGCAAAGATTGTGAGCAAGTGGGGTTTATCTCTGAATCTTATGATTTACCTGTTACGACAACACAACATGAGTTGTTAGCACTGATCGATCAATTAAATAATAATACAGCTATTGATGGTATTTTAGTTCAGTTGCCATTACCAGAGCATTTAGATGCAGAACCAGTTTTGGAAAGAATTAGACCTGATAAAGATGTGGATGGATTTCATCCCTTTAATATTGGCCGTTTAGCACAAAGAAACCCTTTATTAAGACCTTGTACGCCCAAGGGAATTATTAAATTATTAGAAAGTACTAAGGAAAATCTCTATGGGCTCGACGCCTTAATGGTAGGGGCTTCTAATATTGTAGGTAGGCCAATGGCATTGGAGCTGTTGTTAGCTGGTTGTACAACCACTATTGCACATCGTTTCACTAAAGATCTTGCAGCACATGTTGCACGAGCCGATTTGGTAATTGTCGGTGTTGGTAAGCCGGGGCTTGTCAAAGGGGAGTGGATAAAACCAGGTGCTATAGTGATTGATGTTGGTATTAACCGTATGCCTGATGGTAAGCTAATTGGTGATGTGGAGTTTGAGGAAGCAGCAAAAAGAGCTAAATGGATTACTCCCGTTCCAGGTGGCGTTGGGCCTATGACGCGTGCTTGTTTGTTAGAAAACACACTCTACGCTGCGGAAGAGTTGCATTAA
- a CDS encoding ATP-binding protein — MAKNNRIRFHLLPKSFFARMLWLILVIVLFSKALTLGYLVLNEDVLVDRQYSHGAAMLIRAYWSVDEESRDDIAIAAGILWKPDGEAPLGEYHWPYSDIFQRQIQSELGSDANTRLIIGKYISSLWVSAPSLGPGWLEIPMYPHPLRGQQIWRVLAWFIGIVFLSMFTAGIFVLQLNQPLKRLVFAARQLGKGKSIRLPTNNTISEMTEVYNAFNQMAEDVEKVNNERDLMLAGVSHDLRTPLTRLRLSVELMHGDEEFTEDMVRDIEDMNEILDQFIAFIRDGRDEDLEDIDLNDLVEDAVAPFNQGEQKVRLFLEDVPVISARRVSLKRLLVNLVNNALNYSHDTVEVTTYLANKHKSPYVVLSVLDRGPGIPDEELANVFNPFMRGNQARSGKGSGLGLAIVERIVKQHGGHIELLNRIGGGLEAKVSLPIGLKLPSPE, encoded by the coding sequence ATGGCTAAGAACAATAGAATAAGATTTCATCTATTACCCAAGAGCTTCTTCGCGAGGATGCTCTGGCTTATTCTAGTCATTGTATTATTTTCTAAAGCACTGACCTTAGGTTATCTTGTATTAAATGAAGACGTGCTTGTTGACAGACAATATAGCCATGGTGCGGCGATGCTTATCAGAGCGTATTGGTCTGTGGATGAAGAAAGCCGTGATGATATTGCGATTGCCGCTGGTATTTTATGGAAACCTGATGGAGAAGCTCCATTGGGAGAGTATCATTGGCCGTATTCTGATATCTTTCAGCGCCAAATTCAGAGTGAGTTAGGTTCTGATGCAAATACACGCTTAATTATTGGTAAATATATTTCATCCTTATGGGTGAGCGCTCCGAGTCTTGGTCCAGGGTGGTTAGAGATACCTATGTATCCTCATCCACTAAGAGGCCAACAGATTTGGCGTGTGTTAGCATGGTTTATTGGTATTGTTTTTCTCTCCATGTTTACAGCGGGTATCTTTGTTTTACAGCTTAATCAACCATTAAAACGACTTGTTTTTGCAGCAAGGCAGCTTGGTAAAGGAAAAAGTATCCGTCTACCCACTAATAATACAATTAGTGAAATGACGGAAGTCTATAATGCTTTTAACCAGATGGCAGAAGACGTTGAAAAGGTTAATAACGAACGTGATTTAATGTTAGCAGGTGTATCTCATGACTTGAGAACCCCCCTTACTCGACTGCGATTGTCTGTTGAATTAATGCATGGGGATGAAGAGTTTACAGAGGATATGGTTCGTGATATTGAAGACATGAATGAAATCCTTGATCAGTTTATTGCGTTTATTCGAGATGGTCGTGATGAAGATCTTGAAGACATAGACCTAAATGATTTAGTAGAAGATGCGGTTGCGCCGTTTAATCAAGGCGAGCAAAAAGTACGTCTATTTTTAGAGGATGTTCCTGTTATTTCAGCTCGTCGTGTTTCATTAAAACGGTTATTGGTTAATTTAGTCAATAACGCATTAAATTATTCACACGACACCGTTGAAGTAACAACGTATTTAGCCAATAAGCACAAATCACCTTATGTGGTTTTAAGTGTTCTGGATCGCGGCCCAGGAATTCCTGATGAAGAGTTGGCTAATGTTTTTAATCCATTTATGCGTGGTAATCAGGCGCGGAGTGGAAAAGGGTCCGGGCTTGGTTTAGCTATTGTTGAACGAATAGTTAAACAACATGGTGGGCATATAGAATTGCTTAATCGTATAGGCGGTGGTTTAGAGGCTAAGGTCAGTCTCCCTATCGGGCTAAAATTACCTAGTCCAGAGTAA